One genomic segment of Acidobacteriota bacterium includes these proteins:
- a CDS encoding DUF3494 domain-containing protein codes for MNLTHPRLIASFAFATLVSFALATTADAQVAPPLGTAGNYTVLGTNDIPTSGTVTCTTSTIDGNVGTTGNSITNTGPCTITGSIDAPVSGTVVNDFDNAYNAVPTANPCTGTIPTTTTTLAPGVYCSTAGTTIGAGVTITLDGDADDVWVFRVGTGGLGAFTGTGPGFNVVMGGTAQACNVYWWTAEAFTVTDAAFAGNVLAGTSATMTDTTWEGRALANDDVTLTDSIITGCVPAVARPPVEQIPTLGPIGMATLVALIAIIGLVALRRFSI; via the coding sequence ATGAACCTCACGCACCCGAGACTCATTGCCAGCTTCGCATTCGCCACCCTGGTTTCGTTTGCACTCGCCACCACGGCAGATGCCCAGGTGGCGCCGCCACTGGGTACGGCGGGGAACTACACGGTCCTCGGTACGAACGACATCCCGACTTCCGGTACGGTGACCTGTACGACTTCAACAATCGATGGAAACGTGGGCACCACCGGCAACTCGATCACCAACACCGGGCCGTGTACGATCACGGGGAGCATTGACGCGCCGGTCTCCGGGACGGTCGTCAATGACTTCGACAACGCCTACAACGCGGTCCCGACGGCCAACCCGTGCACCGGGACCATTCCGACCACCACGACCACGCTCGCGCCCGGTGTCTACTGCTCCACTGCAGGGACCACGATCGGCGCAGGCGTCACGATCACACTCGACGGAGACGCCGACGACGTCTGGGTCTTCAGGGTCGGAACCGGCGGGCTGGGCGCATTCACCGGCACCGGCCCTGGCTTCAATGTTGTCATGGGCGGCACCGCGCAGGCGTGCAACGTTTACTGGTGGACCGCCGAGGCCTTTACGGTGACCGATGCGGCCTTCGCAGGAAACGTCCTCGCCGGGACCTCGGCCACGATGACCGACACGACCTGGGAAGGTCGAGCCCTGGCGAACGACGACGTGACACTGACGGACTCGATCATCACCGGGTGCGTGCCGGCGGTGGCGCGTCCGCCGGTGGAGCAGATTCCGACCCTCGGACCGATCGGCATGGCGACCCTCGTCGCCCTGATCGCGATCATCGGGCTGGTCGCCCTCCGGAGGTTCTCCATCTAA
- a CDS encoding SPOR domain-containing protein, producing the protein MLSASVTHAQPITIVDPADEDLLLLEVVLEGTVLADAVAAYSGPGGGTFLPLEAMSDVVGLAVSVDPPEGLATGFILEESRTFHLDVARREVTISGKVRKFPDTLVEVYADDIYVESTLLSDWLPITFDVDLFALRVQVRPREPLPLQRRLERERKIRHWRLRLMTRDPGYPRVSTGFRLWEIPTIDQTLRFTLDESESQANYSTYATGDLLFMESEIYLSGTDDDFFDTSRLTLRRRDPYGELGGRLGATEVALGHVIHPSSSLLTNSSAPEPGLLLTNMPLHRPDEFDRHSFRGNLPPGWDVELYHNGSLIGYQQSRPDGQYEFVDVPLLFGMNFFRLVFYGPQGQRREEEHRFLLGESLTLPGRFEYRLVANVESEETRRGSMLLSYGLNRHLTGIAEVASIPTELGSRSYGKLGLRTFWDAVYAYGDYVQDESGAHAWEGGLQTRLIGTNVLLNRTELSPGFFSQVFPFAVDPVVTIDRLRLDTAIPAWVLPRIPISLQVERRSLASGKTETVARNRISANYKGLSVSNIAVWREVTGEETLLEGSLQLSRYIRDLGVRGELLYTLRPARASTVNLTLERLIGSQYRVYANVSRSFLSESHIYSIGIGKTTGAFAAGLETTRRADGVISGNLNLSAGIGHEPREDEWVTAAQHKASFGAVSLRVFLDRNHNGVLDAADELLPRVGVTINGAERPQRSSESGILFVDDLSPLQPTDIAVSTATLESPQWIPMQEGTRIIPRPGKVAAIDVPIIETTEIEGTVWTTRRGRKEGLAGVRVELVDRGGEIVQSTVSAYDGFYVLTHVRPGMYVLRVSSRSAFDLVSTKGALQKPLPVPEDAPFVIVVDFVLPSADEPPVQIAEAPNEPERASVAESELPELSETDVGAIPRPVFSRPRQVDSGQGWVVQLGAFSIAENATNQLEAVRDLAPGAAVIQSGEYHIIRTGPLPRTEAIALSRQLEERGGEALVMRSARYIVQTGAFAVPANAKQQLEAISDIAPDARILRSGELHVVRTTAGRTRPEATALSHALKARGFDSLVMRGGYGRRSAQVAAESGAAPFRVQLGAFSIEDNALSLADRVEKQELVERTVVEKRGELYIVATDGYPSRARAIEVRDTLRKAGFEAIAIERAQIREETGKLPTGPVAVNRGESDQRALSESAAGIPEDPKEEQPAAGTVTVNRSERNPRPLGRTAAEKPRDPQDRPRTPSRLSRPETRESWLLHLAITNHPGHAEQIRLKASRILDEVYTESSGNFQLVRSGPYHSRKAAEAAREKLTSAGFRANLIRLP; encoded by the coding sequence ATGCTTTCAGCATCGGTCACACACGCACAACCGATCACCATCGTCGATCCGGCCGACGAAGACCTTCTTCTGCTCGAGGTGGTGCTCGAGGGCACTGTCCTGGCCGATGCAGTGGCTGCCTACTCCGGTCCCGGGGGCGGAACCTTTCTGCCGCTCGAAGCGATGAGCGACGTGGTCGGGCTGGCCGTGTCTGTGGATCCTCCTGAAGGACTCGCAACCGGGTTCATCCTCGAGGAGAGTCGAACTTTTCACCTCGATGTCGCGCGGCGCGAGGTGACCATCTCGGGAAAAGTCCGGAAATTTCCCGACACCCTGGTCGAGGTATACGCGGATGACATCTACGTGGAATCGACGCTTCTCAGTGACTGGCTGCCGATTACCTTCGACGTGGATCTGTTCGCTCTGAGGGTCCAGGTGCGGCCACGAGAGCCCCTGCCGCTGCAGAGACGGCTCGAGCGCGAACGAAAGATCCGTCACTGGCGTCTCCGTCTGATGACTCGCGATCCCGGTTACCCGCGAGTGTCTACAGGTTTTCGCCTTTGGGAGATCCCCACGATCGATCAGACGCTGCGATTTACACTCGACGAGAGCGAGTCGCAGGCCAACTATTCGACCTACGCAACAGGAGATCTCCTGTTCATGGAATCGGAGATTTATCTGTCAGGAACTGACGATGATTTTTTCGACACCTCCAGACTGACGCTGCGGAGGCGTGATCCGTACGGTGAACTGGGCGGGCGGCTCGGGGCCACCGAGGTCGCGCTCGGCCACGTCATCCACCCGAGCAGCAGCCTTCTCACCAACAGCAGCGCGCCGGAACCAGGGCTCCTTCTGACCAACATGCCTCTGCACCGTCCCGACGAGTTCGACCGGCACTCGTTCCGGGGCAACCTCCCTCCCGGTTGGGACGTCGAGCTCTATCACAATGGCTCACTCATCGGTTACCAGCAGTCGCGCCCGGACGGGCAGTACGAGTTTGTCGATGTGCCTCTGCTGTTCGGGATGAATTTTTTCCGTCTCGTCTTCTACGGGCCGCAGGGGCAGCGGCGGGAAGAAGAGCATCGGTTCCTTCTCGGAGAATCGCTGACACTTCCCGGAAGGTTCGAGTACCGTCTCGTGGCAAACGTCGAGAGCGAAGAGACGCGGCGGGGATCGATGCTTCTGAGTTACGGGCTCAACCGTCACCTGACCGGGATCGCCGAAGTGGCATCCATACCGACGGAGCTCGGCTCTCGCAGCTACGGAAAGCTCGGGCTGCGAACCTTCTGGGACGCCGTCTACGCTTATGGCGACTACGTTCAGGACGAGTCGGGCGCTCACGCGTGGGAGGGAGGGCTGCAGACGCGTCTGATCGGGACGAACGTACTGCTGAATCGCACCGAGCTCAGTCCCGGCTTCTTCAGCCAAGTGTTCCCGTTCGCCGTGGATCCCGTCGTGACGATCGACCGGCTGCGGCTCGATACCGCGATCCCGGCATGGGTCCTCCCGCGTATCCCCATCAGTCTGCAGGTGGAACGCCGGAGTCTTGCCTCGGGGAAGACCGAGACAGTCGCCCGGAACCGTATCTCTGCGAATTACAAGGGGCTCTCGGTCTCGAATATCGCCGTCTGGAGGGAAGTGACTGGTGAGGAAACGCTGCTGGAAGGCTCGCTCCAGTTGAGCCGCTACATCCGCGATCTGGGTGTCCGGGGAGAGCTCCTCTACACTCTCCGGCCGGCAAGAGCATCCACCGTCAACCTTACTCTCGAACGCCTGATCGGCTCGCAATATCGAGTCTACGCCAACGTGAGCCGCTCCTTTCTCTCCGAATCCCACATTTACAGCATCGGTATCGGCAAGACGACGGGAGCCTTCGCTGCCGGTCTGGAGACCACGAGGAGAGCCGATGGCGTCATCTCGGGCAATCTCAATCTTTCCGCCGGGATCGGACACGAGCCCCGAGAGGACGAATGGGTCACCGCCGCACAGCACAAGGCTTCGTTCGGAGCCGTATCACTCCGTGTCTTTCTCGACCGCAATCACAACGGGGTTCTCGACGCTGCGGACGAGCTTCTTCCTCGAGTCGGCGTGACGATCAATGGAGCCGAGCGGCCGCAGCGAAGCTCTGAGTCGGGAATCCTTTTCGTGGACGATCTCTCACCGCTCCAGCCGACAGACATCGCAGTGTCCACGGCCACTCTCGAAAGCCCCCAATGGATACCCATGCAGGAGGGCACCAGAATCATCCCGCGGCCGGGAAAGGTGGCTGCCATCGATGTGCCAATCATCGAAACGACGGAAATCGAGGGAACGGTGTGGACCACGAGAAGGGGACGAAAGGAAGGGCTCGCGGGGGTAAGGGTCGAGCTGGTCGACCGCGGAGGCGAGATCGTCCAGAGCACGGTGAGTGCCTATGACGGGTTCTACGTGCTCACACACGTACGGCCTGGGATGTACGTCCTTCGAGTCTCTTCTCGCAGCGCCTTCGATCTCGTCTCCACGAAGGGAGCTCTTCAAAAACCGCTTCCGGTTCCGGAGGATGCGCCGTTTGTGATCGTGGTCGATTTCGTGCTGCCGTCCGCGGACGAGCCTCCAGTCCAGATCGCCGAAGCACCGAATGAGCCAGAGAGAGCCTCTGTCGCTGAATCCGAACTTCCGGAGCTTAGTGAGACAGACGTTGGAGCGATCCCCCGGCCAGTCTTCTCGCGACCCCGCCAGGTCGATTCCGGCCAAGGCTGGGTGGTTCAGCTCGGCGCATTCAGCATCGCCGAGAACGCGACCAATCAGCTCGAGGCAGTGCGGGATCTGGCCCCCGGGGCGGCAGTGATCCAGAGCGGCGAATATCACATCATCCGTACTGGTCCTCTTCCGCGTACCGAGGCGATCGCGCTCTCACGGCAACTGGAGGAGCGGGGGGGGGAAGCGCTCGTTATGCGCTCGGCGAGATATATCGTCCAGACTGGGGCGTTTGCAGTGCCCGCGAATGCGAAGCAGCAGCTCGAGGCAATCAGCGACATCGCTCCGGATGCCAGAATCCTCCGGTCGGGAGAGCTTCATGTCGTACGAACGACCGCTGGCCGCACCAGGCCCGAAGCCACTGCCCTGTCGCACGCCCTGAAGGCGCGGGGATTCGATTCGCTCGTCATGCGCGGCGGCTACGGTCGGCGCTCGGCTCAAGTGGCCGCGGAGTCCGGCGCCGCGCCGTTCCGCGTACAGCTCGGAGCTTTTTCCATCGAGGACAATGCGTTGAGTCTCGCAGACCGGGTCGAGAAACAGGAGCTCGTCGAGCGCACCGTCGTCGAGAAACGCGGCGAGCTCTATATTGTCGCAACCGACGGCTATCCCAGCAGGGCAAGGGCGATCGAGGTTCGCGACACTCTTCGCAAGGCCGGCTTCGAAGCAATCGCGATCGAAAGAGCGCAGATACGTGAGGAGACGGGAAAGCTGCCTACTGGTCCCGTCGCGGTCAATCGAGGGGAATCGGATCAGCGGGCGCTCTCGGAATCAGCTGCCGGAATTCCGGAGGATCCGAAAGAAGAACAGCCAGCTGCTGGTACCGTGACGGTGAATCGATCCGAAAGGAATCCGCGACCGCTCGGCCGGACTGCTGCCGAAAAGCCACGAGATCCGCAGGATCGACCGCGGACGCCCTCCCGCTTATCGAGACCCGAGACGCGTGAGTCCTGGCTGCTCCACCTGGCGATCACCAACCATCCTGGACACGCCGAGCAGATCAGGCTGAAAGCCTCGCGTATTCTGGACGAGGTGTACACGGAGAGCTCGGGTAATTTTCAGCTCGTCCGATCGGGTCCGTATCACTCCAGAAAGGCGGCTGAGGCAGCCAGGGAGAAGCTCACTTCCGCTGGGTTCAGAGCAAACCTGATCCGACTGCCGTGA
- a CDS encoding fimbria/pilus periplasmic chaperone, with the protein MNRLKWSVLAIIVAFGTAQAWAASELMVHPTRVVFEGNSRTAQIDLINSGSEAAIYRVSLIQRRMTETGAFVPVEEPLPEENFADGMIRFSPRQVVLQPGVAQTVRLQLRKPPDLEQGEYRSHLLFQALPPTEEDATLPDDEAEEDLKIRLTAIYSASIPVIVRHGDLSVSVSVREIGLRENTDGTPDVSFVLEREGTRSVYGDVTVYLKTGDGPERVVGRASGVAVYTPNSLRRARVPLPVLSNGVPPGRLRVTFEERPDQTDPVSAEGVVTVQ; encoded by the coding sequence ATGAACCGATTGAAATGGTCAGTTCTCGCCATCATCGTCGCATTCGGCACGGCCCAGGCCTGGGCGGCCAGCGAGTTGATGGTTCACCCCACGAGAGTGGTCTTCGAGGGCAACTCGAGAACGGCACAGATCGACCTGATCAATTCCGGAAGTGAGGCTGCGATCTACCGGGTCTCACTGATCCAGCGGCGAATGACGGAGACCGGCGCTTTTGTGCCGGTGGAGGAACCTCTTCCGGAGGAAAATTTCGCCGATGGAATGATTCGGTTTTCCCCCCGGCAGGTCGTGCTGCAGCCGGGAGTCGCGCAAACGGTGCGGCTGCAGTTGCGGAAGCCACCCGATCTGGAACAGGGGGAGTACCGGTCGCATCTGCTCTTTCAGGCACTCCCGCCGACAGAGGAAGATGCAACGTTGCCCGATGACGAAGCTGAGGAAGACCTGAAAATCAGGCTGACCGCGATCTACAGTGCATCCATTCCCGTCATCGTCCGGCATGGAGACCTGAGCGTCAGCGTCTCGGTCCGGGAAATCGGACTGCGGGAGAATACCGACGGAACCCCGGACGTCAGTTTCGTGCTCGAACGGGAGGGGACCCGTTCGGTGTACGGGGATGTGACCGTTTATCTGAAGACCGGTGATGGTCCCGAAAGAGTCGTCGGGCGAGCGAGCGGTGTCGCCGTTTACACCCCGAACTCGCTGCGTCGGGCACGCGTTCCTCTTCCTGTTCTGTCCAATGGCGTGCCCCCGGGGCGCCTGCGCGTCACTTTCGAGGAAAGACCCGATCAGACGGACCCTGTGAGTGCCGAGGGAGTGGTCACGGTCCAGTAG
- a CDS encoding DUF4402 domain-containing protein, which yields MFVADGEAAEATANATAEVITPIAISKAADLKFGKFAAGTGGTVVIAPAGTRSATGAVILSSSNVGGAASFNVTGDNNATYAITLPASAVTITHATDTTKTMSVGTFTSNPSGTGTLSASGAQTVGVGGTLTVASAQTTGSYTGTFNVGVEYN from the coding sequence ATGTTCGTCGCAGACGGTGAAGCCGCCGAGGCCACCGCCAACGCCACGGCCGAAGTCATCACGCCAATCGCCATCTCGAAGGCCGCGGATCTCAAATTCGGCAAGTTCGCCGCTGGCACCGGCGGAACGGTCGTCATCGCCCCCGCCGGGACGCGCAGTGCAACGGGGGCGGTTATCCTCTCCTCGTCCAATGTGGGCGGCGCGGCATCGTTCAATGTCACCGGTGACAACAACGCCACCTACGCCATCACGCTGCCGGCGAGCGCAGTGACCATCACGCACGCAACCGACACCACCAAGACGATGAGCGTCGGCACGTTCACCAGCAACCCCTCCGGTACGGGCACACTGAGCGCGAGCGGAGCGCAGACCGTCGGTGTCGGCGGCACGCTCACCGTTGCCAGCGCGCAGACCACCGGCAGCTACACCGGCACCTTCAACGTCGGAGTCGAGTACAACTGA
- a CDS encoding DUF4402 domain-containing protein, with product MFVTDSEAAEATANATAEVITPIAISKAADLRFGKFAAGTGGTVVIAAAGTRSATGAVILSSSNVGGAASFAVTGDNNATYAITLPASAVTITHATDTTKTMSVGTFTSNPSGTGTLSASGAQTVNVGGTLTVASAQTTGSYTGTFNVGVEYN from the coding sequence ATGTTCGTCACAGACAGTGAAGCCGCCGAGGCCACCGCCAACGCCACGGCCGAAGTCATCACGCCGATTGCCATCTCGAAGGCCGCGGATCTCCGATTCGGCAAGTTCGCCGCTGGCACCGGCGGAACGGTCGTCATCGCCGCCGCCGGGACGCGCAGTGCAACGGGGGCGGTTATCCTCTCCTCGTCGAACGTGGGCGGCGCGGCATCGTTCGCCGTCACGGGTGACAACAACGCCACCTACGCCATTACGCTGCCGGCGAGCGCAGTGACCATCACGCACGCAACCGACACCACCAAGACGATGAGCGTCGGCACGTTCACCAGCAACCCCTCCGGTACGGGCACCCTGAGCGCGAGCGGAGCGCAGACCGTCAATGTCGGCGGCACGCTCACCGTTGCCAGCGCGCAGACCACCGGCAGCTACACCGGAACCTTCAACGTCGGAGTCGAGTACAACTGA
- a CDS encoding sigma-70 family RNA polymerase sigma factor translates to MQKILMVDDEVLVAEALAELFRDEQIELISAEDAQSAATLMEAEFYPVILADVRLRTEAEGLQLLESIRRLSPGSRVASVTGFATPALEAQLRERGAELVLYKPVGFDELLRVVRELLEAREEDEETEVPVDFDELYTNLQKLLYSLPGRRYGLTADETEEVVQQAWCLLIEKQSQIKNPKAWLAGTVVNLCKQEIHRKMNKREVETEEAALELEYGGDAGSGPDDVLIVRQALDRVDQRSRDLCQLIGMEKHSYEEVSEILDLPLGSVGPLFIRAKAKLKREIAAGAS, encoded by the coding sequence TTGCAGAAAATCCTGATGGTTGATGATGAAGTCCTGGTGGCCGAGGCGCTCGCAGAGCTGTTTCGTGATGAACAGATCGAGCTCATCTCTGCGGAGGACGCCCAAAGCGCCGCCACACTGATGGAGGCGGAGTTTTATCCAGTGATTCTCGCCGACGTGCGGCTGCGTACCGAGGCGGAGGGGCTCCAGCTGCTCGAGTCGATTCGCAGGCTGAGCCCAGGTTCTCGTGTTGCCAGCGTCACCGGATTTGCGACGCCGGCGCTGGAAGCTCAGCTCAGGGAGCGGGGCGCGGAGCTGGTTCTCTACAAGCCGGTCGGGTTCGACGAGCTTCTGCGCGTGGTCCGCGAGCTCCTGGAAGCCAGGGAAGAGGATGAAGAGACAGAAGTCCCGGTCGATTTCGACGAGCTCTACACCAATCTGCAGAAGCTTCTTTACTCTCTGCCCGGGCGGCGATACGGTCTCACCGCAGACGAGACTGAGGAGGTCGTGCAGCAGGCGTGGTGCCTCCTGATCGAAAAACAGTCGCAGATCAAAAATCCGAAGGCATGGCTTGCGGGGACGGTCGTGAACCTGTGCAAGCAGGAGATCCACCGGAAAATGAACAAGCGCGAGGTCGAGACAGAGGAAGCCGCTCTGGAGCTCGAATACGGCGGAGACGCCGGTTCCGGTCCCGACGATGTGCTCATCGTACGGCAGGCGCTCGATCGCGTCGATCAGCGCAGTCGCGATCTTTGTCAGCTCATCGGGATGGAAAAACACTCATACGAAGAGGTCAGCGAGATCCTCGACCTGCCGCTCGGATCGGTCGGACCGCTATTCATCCGCGCGAAGGCAAAGTTGAAGAGAGAAATCGCAGCGGGCGCAAGCTGA